The DNA segment gtctccttcctgcgccggcgctagccgcgcgttcgcccggtcggggccccccgcttgcctgccgctgccgacacaacatctttttggcgacgaggatgggattcccgcagcggttccgaccgaagccccgggaaaccagcgagcttcgtaagtgaagcgtcctttacgtgtcggcacggcctgcaaacgccgccgacgcacttggcgtcgcgaggcttccgagcctaggcctactcgcccccttgttcttccgtgccccattcctgctgcgagctccggcttgttttctgcactgtctcctgcgcgctaccgggcatggcgtcttttacggcgaaccttcccgtttttcttgaagtgcccggcccaccgttaattccatggtatcgctggaaaaaaatttttcaggcccacctcgaagcggccggcggtggcgactggacggacgcgcgacgagcgtccgcgctctcgggcgtgagggacaacggaagtactttgcagacgaggagcaggaagcagcaaggcagttaaccagcgcagcgtcagcttcaagcgaagcagcaaggcagtcgaccggcgcagcgtcaacgtcaagtgatgcggtcccgccagcgtcagagttcccgaGACTCGTacagcggcttgaccggctgttcgccgcgtcaacaaatatCCTGGCGGAACGGCACGAATTCACCAGCCGaaagcagttcgagggagaaggattcctggaattcgtgaccgcattgaaggagaaggcggtacagtgcaacttcggcacaacctacgacgagcgcgtccgagaccaaataatacatggggtagcgaacgtcagcgttcgcgaaaagttgctggctcatggcgaaaccctgtccctggacaaggcagaagaaattggacgctcgttagaagccctgcatcgagcgaaccgcgcgttcggctccgaaaatgtacgaagaatcgaggcatctcaacttggcgttccgtcgacgggccaagatggccgacttcttccggggagccgccaagatggccgacgtagtccgggaggccgccaagatggccgacgtagtccgggaggccgccaagagggccgacttcttccgagaagccgccaagagggccgacagttcgcacatggctcctccgggaaccgtggtgcatgcgaccggtgtggcagcacgaaacatattgcaACGTACAAGACTTGTCCAGCAAGGAACcggcggtgcaacgcctgccacacgttgggccattttgcatcagtatgccggaaaacccgtactgttcaacacgtctcttccgcagagacgctgtcttcaacttccgcaaggcagccgtccgcgtctgtcttgacggtaagcgcttttgaaactaaaaaagatttggaagttccggtcgtagtgaacggcgtctccatgcgactgccggtggatacgggagcgtctgtgtcatgcatgacggccgaagattttagaaataactttggtcgacagcacaggctgtcacaaccaacagtggacttgagaaatttctccaagcaacgcatcaacattcaaggcctgtttcaagccactgtccagtttttccaaaggtcatgctccgtcacgttccacgtaacgactacaggaacatcactgctgggtttagacgctatccaacgcttgggcatacagatcgacggtacgtcgctgacatgtcgtctaccatcgcttccttcagtacagagccccacaggtgtgcctccgggttttgatctcctcttcagtgacgagttgagtctcgtcaacaactgtgtgcaccgaattcatcggcagcaagatgcaaaaccagtatcttcaaagttgcgcagactacccctggctctccgtgaccaggtcacaaatgaattgcgacgtctcgaggactgcgacgacATCAAGCGtgtcgaggcttctgagtgggtgtctccactcgtcgtggtgcgcaagaaggatggaactatgcagctctgtgtagatctacgggaacaggacagtcttgtgcctcacgttcaagaaagggtcttgcagaaacagtggcagactaaacagtacgtagacaaacgtagaggtgctcaggcaactcgtatcaaggtgggagacaccgtcagaataaGATTTAAGAGGAAAcgattttttaagtacagtaaacctcgtaaagtcaaggcccagataggaccatctacttttctactcagtgatgggaagacgtggcatgtgtctaagttaacactagtgatgaaggatccagcaggtagtacattgtgtacaagtgataaagattttttgtactcatattcaaacttggatagtcattccgatgacttgtctgtagtgacagcgtcttctcatAGTCATAAGCTTCAGTTAAGTAGTgcgtctgactgtatcacttccgagtctacacagtcagcagtcgtctctgattccgtgggggaatcggtagcctcccagggcttgttgggacgtcgagaggagcttcctgggcaaccctctccagctttgagcgacaaccacattcaattgtccaaccagggggagggaaatagtgggacgactgggtctttaaagtcgaccgatacgcgtcgcaacccccaaagttctgaggtacgcacgcgtcctcatcgtgacagaaaacagcctccgtggctcgatgattttgtttctgtagtgtagagcgtattgcagtcttcgaaatgccacggctaggggcctcgctgtgacatttaggagaCAGTCCACATGTTTCAACAACACAGGTATAAAGTActccttgttgcggtgcagtgagttttgtgccgtgttccttgtcagactttgtttgagtgactgcctgtgttatggtgcccaagactggtgcgcgtgtatgtgaacttgggcggggatggattgaatttgttgtggacttaagtgcgtgcttTGTGTGCGACTGGTGCGCATGTGTGAACATggggggggaacgaactgaaattgcctttggacttaagtgcgcgtgttgtgtgcgcgtttcactgtttactttgtttccagggggggatgatgtagtatagtgtcgccccctgtcagatctctgtcatcgtacatgtatggtttgtagttgtttagctagatggcgcccccccttctgtcatgtgacaaacttggaggtgtcatctggcgtgtgaagcctttattagCAATAAACGGCGAGTCTTCGTCcagttttcatcgggagcagtttgctccgtgtctccttcctgcgccggcgctagccgcgtgttcgcccggtcggggccccccgcttgcctgccgctgccgacacaacaccgCATAGCCCCTGTCTCCGTGCGGCTTCGccgcgcccgcggcggtcggagtggttgaggcgcagtacgaaagatggcgcgagtgttgcgctgcggcggggttacttgggcgcaaggGAGAACACGCTGGCTCTTGGGCGGCGGGCCGGCGAAGGCGGCGGAAgtcccgcgcgtgcgccgatccatgcttctgcgagaccgtctcgtggctgccttcgagcgcgccaccgttcgcatgaccgtacgcgcgaacgaccaggcgttgggatccagcaaggggcgaacatattcgctcgttatccggtcgcggtgagtcgcacttctagatttgtcgcgtgcccatcggcatgttttgtggatagccagacggctagcaggcattgatctatgaaaggtgcaataaatgtccttgtgattggttgcactactgtgttgtcgttcctttgtcccaagaacacgggtgtgagagaccccacatctggctgcccaaggtggacctcttggggcatcggacgatagttttaacatttttgcttcgttcgagacctttgtttgaaccgaagcgtaggcgtAGCGTGGAtattgatcgctagcgtcggcggcgtgctttcttgagcgaggcgacggtgcctgtagtgtgtttgaacatgtcaacatgctaagccttttcgcaagtttttttttttttttttttaatgacattcgtctgTACGAGAGCCAcatggtctgcatcctgggagagcgaggcttagcgcccgcggaaCATTCGCAAGCCtgaagcctgaagcgagtgagtacggaagcctcgtgggtggtccgaatttcttatgtaaatagcttcttctatctctttgactctcaTGAAGTCGCGGCTAGGAgtcgggtggccgcgggccacgggtgccactacgggctgaccagtattgcggcctggcaccgggcgctccaaCACCGTATGGGAcagtgggcgccgtcaactcggatgctgtgtgcaccgagcggagtagaaccacctcacagagctgacgtctcctcacggctgcctgttttgcgctcattttgggtgttgtttttggatgccggttgttaggatagcgacgctttaggcctaaggctttacgaagctgcctgtcgcacgtggagggacacaatctggtggaccgtggcgttgaggtgttgcacttcgcttccctcattctagttagcctcgcacgaattgaaattactcgttcgactcaaggaagcgagcttcgttcacatgaacttagcaaCTTAGCCCGATCTTttttgaacatcgtaccacgtgggcgatgagCATGCAGACTTcttctcccttgcactactttagtgtttgccgagtgcgttgagtgtacgcagcgtgagcggagtcacccctggtttgctgtcacctgcacatcgtctgggCACCTGCCCCGGACTatgatcgagccaccccgggcgatggtgatgctgtggccagttcaacgcagcgacttcggcggccgcctgtatccagctcacaaacCTCAgcggcggagaaaagagccggcggtcaccgacagctactgcaGCGCTCACCAGCAGGGCGCGTTGGCGCGAGCGGCGCTTGCttgtaccgactactgcgtcgccgtttccggagtcctggcctggaatcgtgccgtcgagtctgcaaagctgctgctgtgaccagcggACGCCAGCCgtgtacccagggacaatgtcggctcgcatgctatggacggcgtgtggacatttcctcagcgcAGCCACTGTtgaatgttctaccttgttcacGAAGCACgtgttgatgttagaccgtgggacatgtttcgccggaatatgtagtgatttaaggttggggggatgtggggatgcgtgaatCTCACGCGTCTCcagagatctagttttcccgcatagccCCCGTCTCCGTGCGGCTTCGCCGCGCCCGCggtggtcggagtggttgaggcgcagtacgagagatggcgcgagtgttgcgctgcggcggggttacttgggcgcaaggGAGAACACGCTGGCTCTTGGGCGGCGGACCGGCGAACGCGGCGGATGTCCCGcgcatgcgccgatccatgcttctgcgagaccgtctcgcgtggctgcctttgagcgccaccgttcgcgtgaccgtaaacgcgaacgaccaggcgttcggatccagcatggggcgaacatattcgctcgctatctggtcgcggtgactcggacttctagatttgtcgcacgcccatcggcatgttttgcggatagccactcggctagcaggcattgatctatgaaaggtgcaataaatgcccttgtgattgtttgcactactgtgttgtcattcctttgtcccaagagcaccgAGGAGAACCCCACAACGTAAGCCAATTGATTACCGTACcttatcttccttttttcttccttctatgGCATCAATATTTTAGGCGCTTACGGTTTATGGGCACTGCCATATTGGGCTAAAATGCATTTcctttaccgtatttactcatgTAATGAACGCACCCCCAAATTAGCCGCGAAAaatctgaaatttttttttttctcgcgtaatGAAGGCAGCCGAAACTTTCCTACTGTGCAAGCCCACGATTGAACAGCGGTACTGTAGCTTTTCGGAGAGACTACAATCTTTTGACTCTCACACATCTGTTTAAAGCAAGTGCACTTAATGCTTAACGCATcctttctgccagttctattgcaAAGGCACCTCGCAgattcgagagaaaaaaaaactcgattGGCTCTCTGCAAAATACGCAGTTTACGTATTTTACGCTGACGTAATAGGAGAGCACGTGCATGGGATGCGCAGTCAGGCGTATCGCATGGGATAGTCGAAGAAGGGGCAGCTGGCACTTGATCAGCACAGTCATCATAGTCTGTCGTAGTGTCGAATTCGTGTCTGTGGCTCGCTTTTCTGCCTGTCTTGGGTTTCGATGTGTTGATGGGCCTTAAGTCGAGTTACACGCAGACAGAGTTTATCTGCTCACAAAAAGGGAACGCTGATCAGACACTGGTAAACTTTCACATGCCAATGAGCAGGTTAGTCAAGAAAAGAGACACGCAGAGTCCTTGTCAAAACAGGTGCGCACTTCAAAGTGATGCTTGCAATAACAGCAGACAGCCGGAAGCGGCTGCGAGGATGagctggggtgcgatcggagatcgctGATAGGAGCGCGTGTTCAGTTTTGCTGTGCAGAATTGGCCTAAACCGCACCAACTTCGCATGGCTGACGCATCGGTTCTTTGTTGAATGGTGGAACCACGATGTCGATGAAGTGGCCAGCGATCTTAACGGCAGGATTGGTGGTTCCGATGTGGAATGAAGTTATGGTTTTTAAATGGTATATATGTATTTTTACTGCAAAGATAAGTTATCTTATGCATGTTCGAAATCACCAATGTATTATTGCTTTTCAATTTTTGCTGTTTCGAAGATGTATCCATGAAATTTACCCGGCATAATGAACACACCTCCGCAACTTTGCGTTGGTATATTGGGAAAAAAAGTGTGTTCATTACATGGGTATATatggtaaataaaataaaataagatttGACTTTCTATAAATGTAGCAAGGGTGAATTTATTGCTAATGCACTTCGAAGATGTCCTATTTTAGCCTCTTAAACCACTGTCAACAATCACATCCTAAATAGTTTCCACTCCAAACTAATTCACTGTAGTCAGAAGGGGCATAAGTGAGTGACTGTACACATCAAATGTTTTTTCAGAAGCAGCTGCCACATGTATGCTAAGAGAGAAGGGGAGGGTATATGCTCCTTATCACTGAAAACTAACACTAGGACTGTTAAGGCGAATGGCAACGCAAGATACAACTTGGCATACTCTAATCGCATTCTATGTGAGACCCGAAATACGAGTCAGTGGCACACAGTTTTACACCTGTAACTTTGCACTCGTCACCCATGAAGGATGCGGGAACCAGACTGAGAACCACCTGGGGCCACAGCACAGTGCGGGCAATGTGGGGCGCACCTGGGGGCAGGGGCTGCTGGGGTGCATAGTATGATTGCTGCTGCATGGGCGGCGGCTGCTGTCCATACCACTGCTGGGGAGGCGGGGGCGGTCCCTGAGGGTACATGGGCTGCTGCTCAGGGGGGTAAGCCAGGGAGCCCCGGACCGGCGGGGCCTGCAAACAGGGAAGCACACAGCACTGTGGACGACTGAAcatcttaaagagacactaacAGATGCTAACTAAACTAACAGATACTTTtttcattaagaaacacaaggTTGCAAGAGTCATCCAGGAATCACTAACCTTATATGATACAGAATATCAATACATTGATCAATCATTATAGACAGCGTGTGCCGATTGACAGTGTCACGTGTGATTTTATCTGCCTTTTTGCTTTGTTGTGGTTTGTTTATTATTACTTTCTGTAGTTTATTGTTTGCTTTCTTGCTTACTTTCTGGTTTACTTTTTGGTTTTCTATGTGCATACATTCTGGGTAGACCCTAATAAGTGCTTTAGTTGCGAGACAGCACTCAAGTCATGTGCCTCGTTTTCCATTTCTTGTGTTactgccaagttttttttttttttttgtaaatatgaaCACTAAAGAGCAACACTAAGTCAGTTTAGACTcgtaaagtattctttcaaagctgcatttttgttaatttcagtAAGAAGTAAATAACTAGAAGAGAAAAATGAAGGCTAAGCTTCCATTTTCTGAAATTTCACAGCAAAACTTCAGTAAAAATGCGTCGGTATGACAACATTGATTCCAGCGTGTTTTCTCACACTTGCGACGCTGTGCAGTAAGTGCTCCTGAAACTTGCACATTCACTTTTGGCTCCTCTAGAATATAATGTAGGACATCTTTACCAATAAAATATTAATTGGGCCCAAGCGGACACCATCAGGACCTATGATGTTATGGCAAGCTGGAGCAGGAATTTCAGCATCGACCTGGTACAGAAACTTCGACATTGCCAACCATCTATCGTTCtcgcatcttttctggcttatcaatcCTCTTCTCACGATGAGAGTGGTATTTTTGGTGTTGTAGGAACGTAATTTACTAATTATGCTTCTACAAAATGGGTATATAAAAACAATCTCTGACCCTGGTGAGAATCAAGTTTGTCACTGTTTGGTTGTGGATCAGTTGTTCTAACCAGTCCACCAGGGAAGTTCTGTTGAAGTGACAAAATAGCACAAGCATGTTGTGCAGCTCGACAGGCAATGAGATGTGCCACTTTGCACATGCTTCATGCAGAGATAAAACGCAATATTTTGCAAGCACTTGGAACACTACGTGCAACACTGAAAGTGCAGATTTCTTTCTGTGTACAGCCATATTCCTTGTGTGAACCTAAATAAACCCGAAACACTTGTCAGGCAGAATAGTGTGGTGTCCACACATTGTAAATGACAGGCGCTTTGTGAAATGCTTATGTAAATGCATTTATAAGACAAAGCAGTGCCTCTCAGCTACTGAAAGTATCATAGTTCAACTGCCTGTATGGTTGGAATGATCATCAACATGTTTAAAAAGATCTGCGATTGTAGTTTTGCCTCTCACCATCCATAGTTGAACCTGGATGCGTGCAACAAGACATATCACAGATTCTGTCTGTGGACAAGTGTGAAATGGTTGAGCCGCAACAAATCCCACTGGGAGCAGCTAGTCAGCAGCACCGCTGCTGTGCCACGATGTCGCGACAATAAATCATTTGGTGGCCCTAAGTTATGTTGTCAAAAGATTGATAACACAGAAATCAGTTTGAAGGAACAAATTGAAGAAAACGTATATTCTGGTTATGCAGTACAGCTGAACAAAGGAAAACATTGCAGTGTAGGACGCAATGTCCGCGCTCTATGGTGTCTAAagagcgtctctctctctctctctctctctctctctctctctctctctctctctctctctctctctctctctctctcacacacacacacacacacacacacacacacacacacacacacacacacacacacacacacacacacacacacacacacacacacacacacacacacacacacacacacacacacacacacacacacacaaggctgtttcacatggcgcgattttcagtcagcgacacagcgaattccgtagctcagcgaccgccgcgacgtcgtgggctctccgcgactggattccaacaagttggtcgcgccgtcgctcagtcgtagcgatcggcgcgatgtgggaggggcaatgtgcgtttcaccgcgcgttggtagctctgtggagcaatgtcgcgcgtcAGTTCTAGCTATGTTAAGGG comes from the Dermacentor variabilis isolate Ectoservices chromosome 2, ASM5094787v1, whole genome shotgun sequence genome and includes:
- the LOC142571446 gene encoding uncharacterized protein LOC142571446, with translation MAPPLLSCDKLGGVIWRVKPLLAINGESSSSFHREQFAPCLLPAPALAARSPGRGPPLACRCRHNIFLATRMGFPQRFRPKPRETSELRPPRSGRRWRLDGRATSVRALGREGQRKYFADEEQEAARQLTSAASASSEAARQSTGAASTSSDAVPPASEFPRLVQRLDRLFAASTNILAERHEFTSRKQFEGEGFLEFVTALKEKAVQCNFGTTYDERVRDQIIHGVANVSVREKLLAHGETLSLDKAEEIGRSLEALHRANRAFGSENVRRIEASQLGVPSTGQDGRLLPGSRQDGRRSPGGRQDGRRSPGGRQEGRLLPRSRQEGRQFAHGSSGNRGACDRCGSTKHIATYKTCPARNRRCNACHTLGHFASVCRKTRTVQHVSSAETLSSTSARQPSASVLTVSAFETKKDLEVPVVVNGVSMRLPVDTGASVSCMTAEDFRNNFGRQHRLSQPTVDLRNFSKQRINIQGLFQATVQFFQRSCSVTFHVTTTGTSLLGLDAIQRLGIQIDGTSLTCRLPSLPSVQSPTGVPPGFDLLFSDELSLVNNCVHRIHRQQDAKPVSSKLRRLPLALRDQVTNELRRLEDCDDIKRVEASEWVSPLVVVRKKDGTMQLCVDLREQDSLVPHVQERVLQKQWQTKQYVDKRRGAQATRIKVGDTVRIRFKRKRFFKYSKPRKVKAQIGPSTFLLSDGKTWHVSKLTLVMKDPAGSTLCTSDKDFLYSYSNLDSHSDDLSVVTASSHSHKLQLSSASDCITSESTQSAVVSDSVGESVASQGLLGRREELPGQPSPALSDNHIQLSNQGEGNSGTTGSLKSTDTRRNPQSSEVRTRPHRDRKQPPWLDDFVSVV